A region from the Dinoroseobacter shibae DFL 12 = DSM 16493 genome encodes:
- a CDS encoding TAXI family TRAP transporter solute-binding subunit has product MNAMKFWIAGAVSAAAFAMPAAAQERLAFGATNAQSSHYAYFAALAKIVNNAYPDKYQASVVETGATVDNLKRMDRGQLDIGLITTSALYHANEGIKTFADGAIESRLLWAYSLAPQNVIVRRDAGIDSIADLKGVRFGPGQRGSSTEATSQEVLALFGVEPDWVRGSNGELAAAIKDNRAVGFIKSAVGTKFDALTTDIATFTPVQVLPVPEDKIAMIREELPELSIVDMPGGEMENTGAYQTWGFMIGVSARPDMDEQTAYDLVKAVMEDDTEQATAFPPVAGIDLAEQTLAYATSPLHPGAIRYFEEAGYEVPDRLRPGS; this is encoded by the coding sequence ATGAATGCCATGAAGTTCTGGATCGCGGGCGCCGTTTCGGCCGCCGCCTTCGCCATGCCCGCCGCCGCGCAGGAGCGGCTGGCATTCGGCGCCACCAATGCGCAATCCTCGCATTATGCCTATTTCGCGGCGCTGGCGAAGATCGTGAACAACGCCTATCCGGACAAGTACCAGGCCAGCGTCGTCGAGACCGGAGCAACGGTCGACAACCTCAAGCGGATGGACCGGGGCCAGCTCGATATCGGCCTGATCACCACCTCGGCGCTCTATCATGCGAATGAGGGGATCAAGACCTTCGCCGACGGCGCCATCGAGTCGCGCCTGCTCTGGGCCTACAGCCTCGCGCCGCAGAACGTCATCGTGCGCCGCGATGCAGGCATCGACAGTATCGCGGATCTCAAGGGCGTCCGTTTCGGCCCCGGCCAGCGTGGCAGCTCCACCGAAGCCACCTCGCAGGAAGTGCTGGCACTCTTCGGGGTGGAGCCGGACTGGGTCCGCGGCTCCAATGGCGAGCTGGCCGCCGCGATCAAGGACAACCGCGCCGTCGGCTTCATCAAGTCCGCCGTGGGCACCAAGTTCGACGCCCTGACCACCGACATCGCCACCTTCACCCCGGTGCAGGTCCTGCCGGTTCCCGAGGACAAGATCGCCATGATCCGCGAGGAACTGCCCGAGCTGTCCATCGTCGACATGCCCGGCGGCGAGATGGAAAACACCGGCGCCTACCAGACCTGGGGCTTCATGATCGGCGTGTCCGCCCGGCCCGACATGGACGAGCAGACCGCCTATGACCTGGTCAAGGCCGTGATGGAGGACGACACCGAGCAGGCCACCGCCTTCCCGCCGGTCGCCGGGATCGACCTGGCCGAGCAGACCCTCGCTTATGCCACCTCGCCCCTGCACCCCGGTGCCATCCGGTACTTCGAAGAAGCCGGCTACGAGGTGCCCGACCGCCTGCGCCCCGGCAGCTGA
- a CDS encoding TRAP transporter permease has protein sequence MTSQDIDPAQVGSAEGVPTTLRERAAAGLSLLIGIFVFYTSFFGAFETLIQRAGFVAMIVTMAVLLYPTAGKTRLRPLGIVLDLAMVGWVAVSAVYVIANFERIMVELPFAEPIDAWLGFGTLLVILELARRTASVVFPIIVGGMVAYAFFGDAIPGSFGHRGFGIYYITEVMFLSDRGLWGMLVSIASTTLAAFILFGALLLHTGAGQTFFDLSARAGGASPGGAAKIATIASGLFGSISGSSVANIATTGNFTIPLMKRLRYPAPFAGGVEAVASTGGQLAPPIMGTAAFVMAELVGVNYWTIVAVAFLPALLFYIGVFTTVHLVAKRTGLGQVDAADLPDWRAALDWRRLAPILAGIAGLAWGIWNGNSIQLTACYGMIGIMVAYTVATLTGGGTWAEVIATLIRAFRDGGKGVVIVGILLVAAQVFVAMVNLTGVGVAITSQILAFAGDSIWLIAVIMAGVCLIAGMGLPTSAAYVLVAAVFAPVLIQQGLDPVMVHLFVLYYAALSVITPPVCVAVFVASTIAQAPWLAVARDTLRLGGTAYALPMLFIAYPGLLLAGGPAEIALAIVSGTVFVMAVAALFAAQPVSRLALVSPLFWIAVAGLALLHGWLPSLAALGLLILGFRLPEAPRRAAA, from the coding sequence ATGACCAGCCAGGATATCGACCCCGCACAAGTGGGCAGTGCCGAGGGCGTGCCCACCACCCTGAGGGAACGCGCCGCCGCGGGTCTGTCCCTGCTCATCGGGATTTTCGTCTTCTACACCTCCTTTTTCGGCGCGTTCGAGACACTGATCCAGCGCGCGGGCTTCGTGGCGATGATCGTCACCATGGCGGTGCTGCTCTATCCCACCGCGGGCAAGACGCGGCTGCGGCCCCTAGGCATCGTGCTCGATCTGGCGATGGTGGGCTGGGTCGCGGTCTCCGCGGTCTATGTGATCGCGAATTTCGAGCGGATCATGGTCGAGCTGCCCTTCGCCGAGCCGATCGATGCCTGGCTCGGCTTCGGCACCCTGCTGGTGATCCTGGAGCTTGCCCGCCGCACCGCGAGCGTGGTGTTTCCGATCATCGTGGGCGGCATGGTGGCCTATGCGTTTTTCGGCGATGCGATCCCCGGCTCCTTCGGGCATCGCGGCTTCGGCATCTACTATATCACCGAGGTGATGTTCCTGTCCGACCGGGGCCTGTGGGGGATGCTGGTCTCCATCGCCTCGACGACGCTCGCGGCCTTTATCCTGTTCGGCGCGCTCTTGCTGCACACCGGGGCCGGGCAGACCTTCTTCGACCTCTCGGCCCGCGCAGGCGGGGCGAGCCCCGGCGGGGCGGCCAAGATCGCCACCATCGCCAGCGGGCTTTTCGGGTCGATCTCCGGCTCGTCGGTGGCCAATATCGCCACCACCGGCAACTTCACCATCCCGCTGATGAAGCGCCTGCGCTACCCCGCGCCCTTTGCCGGCGGGGTGGAGGCCGTGGCCTCCACTGGCGGGCAGCTGGCCCCGCCGATCATGGGCACCGCCGCCTTCGTGATGGCCGAGCTTGTCGGCGTGAACTACTGGACCATCGTGGCCGTCGCCTTCCTGCCGGCGCTGCTGTTCTATATCGGCGTCTTCACCACCGTGCACCTGGTGGCCAAGCGTACCGGGCTGGGGCAGGTGGATGCCGCCGACCTGCCGGACTGGCGCGCGGCGCTGGACTGGCGGCGTCTGGCGCCCATCCTCGCCGGGATTGCCGGGCTGGCCTGGGGCATCTGGAACGGCAATTCGATCCAGCTGACCGCGTGCTACGGCATGATCGGGATCATGGTCGCCTACACCGTGGCCACCCTGACCGGCGGCGGCACTTGGGCCGAGGTCATCGCCACCCTGATCCGCGCCTTCCGCGATGGCGGCAAGGGCGTGGTGATCGTCGGCATCCTGCTGGTGGCGGCACAGGTCTTCGTGGCCATGGTCAACCTCACCGGCGTCGGTGTCGCCATCACGTCCCAGATCCTCGCCTTCGCCGGGGACAGCATCTGGCTGATCGCGGTGATCATGGCGGGTGTGTGCCTGATCGCGGGGATGGGCCTGCCGACCTCGGCGGCCTACGTGCTGGTGGCGGCGGTCTTCGCGCCGGTGCTGATCCAGCAGGGGCTCGACCCGGTCATGGTGCATCTCTTCGTGCTCTACTATGCCGCGCTCAGCGTCATCACGCCCCCGGTCTGCGTGGCGGTCTTCGTGGCCAGTACCATCGCGCAAGCCCCGTGGCTTGCGGTGGCCCGCGACACCCTGCGACTGGGCGGGACGGCCTATGCCCTGCCGATGTTGTTCATCGCCTATCCCGGGCTGCTGCTGGCGGGTGGCCCGGCCGAGATCGCGCTGGCCATCGTCTCGGGCACGGTCTTCGTGATGGCGGTGGCAGCGCTCTTTGCCGCGCAACCGGTGTCGCGCCTCGCACTGGTCTCGCCGCTCTTCTGGATCGCGGTGGCGGGGCTCGCCCTGCTCCATGGCTGGCTGCCCTCGCTGGCCGCGCTGGGCCTGTTGATCCTCGGCTTCCGGCTGCCGGAGGCGCCGCGCCGCGCGGCCGCCTAG
- a CDS encoding LysR family transcriptional regulator, which translates to MADLNYNHLRYFWAVAHDGNLTRTAARLNLSQSALSVQIRKLEDRLGFALFERRGRALLLTEAGQIALDHADTIFAAGDDLVATLRETGARRQVLRVGAQSTLSRNFQIAFLRPLLGREDVEVVLRSGTVEELLRGLDALNHDVLLTNQPPLQDAGTPYRAQELGAQQVSLIGTPARAQAGEASVEAHLRAHPVILPLQSSLIRAGFDALTAGYDFPIRIAAEVDDMALLRLLAREDLGLAVLPPIVVRDELQSGELVELAPLPALRETFFAVTRPRRFPNPLLADLLAARPLPEADPALR; encoded by the coding sequence ATGGCAGATCTGAACTACAACCACCTGCGGTATTTCTGGGCCGTGGCCCATGACGGGAACCTCACGCGCACGGCCGCGCGGCTGAACCTGTCGCAATCGGCGCTGTCGGTGCAGATCCGCAAGCTGGAAGATCGGCTGGGCTTTGCCCTGTTCGAGCGGCGGGGCCGCGCGCTGCTGCTGACGGAGGCGGGGCAGATCGCGCTGGATCACGCGGACACCATCTTCGCGGCGGGCGACGACCTGGTGGCGACCCTGCGGGAGACCGGCGCGCGGCGGCAGGTGCTGCGCGTGGGGGCGCAATCGACCCTGTCGCGGAACTTCCAGATCGCGTTTCTACGCCCCCTCTTGGGGCGCGAGGATGTGGAGGTGGTGCTGCGGTCCGGCACGGTGGAGGAGCTGCTGCGCGGGCTCGATGCGCTGAACCACGACGTTCTGCTGACCAACCAGCCGCCGTTGCAGGATGCGGGCACGCCCTACCGCGCGCAGGAGCTGGGCGCGCAGCAGGTCAGCCTGATCGGCACTCCGGCCCGGGCGCAGGCGGGGGAAGCCTCGGTCGAGGCGCATCTGCGGGCCCATCCGGTGATCCTGCCCCTGCAGTCGAGCCTGATCCGGGCGGGGTTCGACGCGCTGACCGCGGGCTATGACTTCCCGATCCGCATCGCGGCGGAGGTGGACGACATGGCGCTCCTGCGCCTGCTCGCGCGGGAGGATCTGGGCCTTGCGGTGCTGCCGCCGATCGTGGTGCGCGACGAGTTGCAGAGCGGCGAGCTGGTGGAGCTGGCCCCCCTGCCCGCCCTGCGCGAGACGTTTTTCGCGGTCACGCGGCCCCGGCGCTTTCCGAACCCTCTGCTCGCCGATCTGCTGGCCGCGCGGCCCCTGCCCGAGGCGGACCCGGCGCTGCGCTAG
- a CDS encoding proton-conducting transporter membrane subunit, with amino-acid sequence MVLSLIPFLIPILLAAAGAVAFLRPEQALRAAPVAGLAAFALAALAALGFAVAGAPAGGARLDLVSAVMLPLVAGIGWVVLRFSVTALRDEAEGPAFLGWIGLALAAVLTLVLAPTLWMLWGAWVALSLCVYKLFLTYPGRPMARAAARKYLLSAGLVTVLLGLASFGLGTGYGTTSIVAIQAAAETGIAPAGLGWSAVALILAAVVASALFPLSGWLTEAMEAPTPFSALLHAGIVNAGGVLCLIFADVLLLVPGALALLAMIGGASALIGALVMLTQPAIKTGLAWSTVSQMGFLMLQIGLALFPLALLHILAHALYKAHALLSAGTAVDTVTTARSAGPVAVPEVKAVALAFSLALGIYVFGVFALGAADKAPQALALGAMLILGIAYLIAQGLAGAAPWALTGRLAAASALATVAYLAFQAGAETLAVGHLPLPPVPGALDWAVIVLAVTSFSLVAAAQTLLPNWSHHPKARALRVHLNQGLYVNALLDRALAPKPA; translated from the coding sequence ATGGTCCTGTCCCTGATCCCCTTCCTCATCCCGATATTGCTGGCCGCCGCCGGTGCCGTGGCCTTCCTGCGCCCCGAACAGGCCCTGCGCGCGGCCCCCGTGGCCGGGCTCGCCGCCTTTGCATTGGCCGCGCTGGCCGCGCTCGGCTTTGCCGTCGCAGGCGCGCCGGCGGGGGGCGCGCGGCTCGATCTCGTCAGCGCGGTGATGCTGCCGCTGGTGGCCGGGATCGGCTGGGTCGTGCTGCGGTTTTCGGTCACCGCCCTGCGGGACGAGGCCGAAGGGCCCGCCTTTCTCGGCTGGATCGGGCTGGCCCTGGCGGCCGTCCTGACCCTCGTGCTCGCCCCGACGCTCTGGATGCTCTGGGGCGCCTGGGTGGCGCTGTCGCTCTGTGTCTACAAGCTCTTCCTGACCTATCCCGGTCGGCCGATGGCGCGGGCCGCGGCGCGGAAATACCTGCTCAGCGCGGGCCTCGTGACCGTGCTACTCGGCTTGGCCAGCTTCGGGCTGGGCACCGGCTACGGCACCACGTCCATCGTCGCGATCCAGGCCGCGGCCGAGACGGGCATCGCCCCAGCGGGCCTGGGTTGGAGCGCGGTCGCACTGATCCTCGCCGCCGTGGTCGCCAGCGCGCTCTTCCCGCTCAGCGGCTGGCTGACCGAAGCGATGGAGGCGCCCACACCCTTCTCCGCCCTGCTGCATGCGGGCATCGTGAACGCAGGTGGCGTGCTCTGCCTGATCTTCGCCGATGTGCTGCTGCTGGTGCCCGGCGCATTGGCGCTCCTGGCGATGATCGGCGGGGCCTCTGCCCTGATCGGGGCGCTGGTGATGCTGACGCAACCGGCGATCAAGACCGGGCTGGCCTGGTCGACGGTCTCGCAGATGGGCTTTTTGATGCTGCAGATCGGCCTTGCGCTCTTCCCGCTGGCGCTGTTGCACATCCTGGCCCACGCGCTCTACAAGGCCCACGCGCTGCTGAGTGCGGGCACGGCGGTCGACACCGTAACCACCGCGCGCTCCGCCGGTCCCGTGGCCGTGCCCGAGGTCAAGGCCGTCGCCCTGGCCTTCAGCCTGGCGCTGGGCATCTACGTGTTCGGTGTCTTCGCCCTCGGCGCGGCCGACAAGGCGCCCCAGGCGCTGGCCCTCGGGGCGATGCTGATCCTGGGGATCGCCTACCTGATCGCGCAGGGCCTGGCCGGGGCCGCACCCTGGGCGCTGACCGGGCGGCTCGCCGCGGCTTCGGCCCTGGCCACGGTCGCCTATCTCGCCTTCCAGGCGGGGGCGGAAACGCTGGCCGTCGGGCACCTGCCCCTGCCGCCGGTGCCCGGCGCATTGGACTGGGCGGTGATCGTGCTGGCGGTGACGAGCTTCAGCCTCGTGGCCGCAGCGCAGACCCTGCTGCCGAACTGGTCCCATCACCCCAAGGCGCGCGCCCTCCGCGTGCACCTGAACCAGGGCCTCTACGTCAACGCATTGCTGGATCGGGCGCTCGCGCCCAAGCCCGCCTGA
- a CDS encoding YbcC family protein, producing MTHTATLISVDTLTAAQAGAVQAIPPAFPLSATVAVNPFLGQAGHSLPDTAAVLGKTAGCATTAPRSWFAAEIAAGRITKPAVAEALAAAGLDWPVDKVISAASRQRPAPQALPTVADLAGASEAPGWPAQAEARIAAWVAGHFDQGQALWAAGAPSGTYADWLAFATTDMTPDLAGLPGFRAWLKALPSDPTEALLAAVNTLGLTEAALPLYFHRLAMSLGGWAQAARYRLWQAELAGQTDTTLAELIVIRAVWDAGTLATRPALAAQWDTARAAFAAPVTPSEDDLIDAVLQDAAERSTQADLAQAFAPVAKAEARPALQAAFCIDVRSEVIRRALETCDPGIETLGFAGFFGLTAAHTPTGSCNSEARLPVLLTAGVTSKASGDHDAARITTRVTRAWGRFRQAAVSSFAFVEAAGPFYAGKLVRDTLGLGKADAIPGKPVFDPPLPEEAQIDAAATILNAMSLKSNFAPLVVIAGHGSHVNNNAHASALQCGACGGYGGDVNARLLADLLNQPHVRAGLAARGIAVPEDTIFVAALHDTAQDAITLYADDLSEAHRAAATASLAQARQWCAEAGRLARSERQPSLPGATERDGIAARAQSWAETRPEWGLAGCKAFVVAPRTQTAPAQLDGRVFLHSYDWAQDEGFGVLELILTAPVVVASWISLQYYGSVVAPEVFGGGSKQVHNVTGGMGVLDGGTGALRIGLPIQSVHDGGSFVHDPLRLTIVVNAPQEAITDILARHDGVRALFDNGWLKLLRLEADGTISERYTGDLTWEAFAPGTEAAQAA from the coding sequence ATGACCCATACAGCAACCCTGATTTCCGTCGACACCCTGACCGCCGCCCAGGCGGGTGCGGTCCAGGCAATCCCCCCGGCCTTCCCGCTTTCGGCCACCGTGGCGGTCAACCCGTTCCTCGGGCAGGCGGGCCACTCCCTGCCGGACACCGCAGCAGTCCTGGGCAAGACCGCCGGCTGCGCCACCACCGCCCCGCGGAGCTGGTTCGCCGCCGAGATCGCGGCGGGCCGGATCACCAAACCGGCCGTGGCCGAAGCGCTCGCCGCCGCGGGGCTCGACTGGCCCGTGGACAAGGTGATCTCGGCGGCCAGCCGCCAGCGCCCGGCGCCGCAGGCCCTGCCCACGGTCGCCGATCTCGCCGGTGCCTCCGAGGCCCCCGGCTGGCCCGCCCAGGCAGAGGCACGGATCGCGGCCTGGGTGGCCGGGCATTTCGATCAGGGCCAGGCGCTCTGGGCCGCTGGTGCGCCCTCCGGCACCTATGCCGACTGGCTGGCCTTCGCCACCACCGACATGACCCCCGATCTCGCCGGGCTTCCGGGCTTCCGGGCCTGGCTCAAGGCCCTGCCGTCCGACCCGACCGAGGCGCTTTTGGCCGCGGTCAACACGCTGGGGCTGACCGAGGCGGCGCTGCCGCTCTACTTCCACCGGCTTGCCATGTCGCTGGGCGGCTGGGCGCAGGCCGCGCGCTACCGGCTCTGGCAGGCGGAGCTGGCGGGCCAGACCGACACCACGCTGGCCGAGCTGATCGTAATCCGCGCGGTCTGGGATGCCGGCACGCTGGCCACAAGGCCCGCCCTGGCCGCACAGTGGGACACCGCGCGCGCCGCCTTCGCCGCCCCGGTCACGCCCAGCGAGGATGACCTGATCGACGCCGTCCTGCAGGACGCGGCGGAGCGGAGCACCCAGGCCGATCTCGCCCAGGCCTTCGCCCCCGTGGCCAAGGCCGAGGCCCGGCCCGCGCTGCAGGCGGCCTTCTGCATCGACGTGCGCTCCGAGGTGATCCGCCGGGCGCTGGAGACCTGCGATCCGGGCATCGAAACCCTCGGCTTTGCGGGCTTCTTTGGCCTCACTGCCGCCCACACCCCCACCGGGTCCTGCAATTCCGAGGCGCGGCTGCCGGTCCTTCTGACCGCCGGGGTGACGAGCAAGGCGAGCGGCGACCACGACGCCGCCCGGATCACCACCCGCGTCACCCGCGCCTGGGGCCGGTTCCGGCAGGCGGCGGTGTCCTCCTTCGCCTTCGTCGAGGCGGCGGGCCCGTTCTATGCGGGCAAGCTGGTGCGCGACACGCTGGGCCTGGGCAAGGCCGACGCGATCCCGGGCAAGCCGGTCTTCGACCCGCCCCTGCCGGAGGAGGCGCAGATCGACGCGGCGGCCACGATCCTGAACGCCATGTCGCTGAAATCCAACTTCGCGCCGCTGGTGGTGATCGCGGGCCATGGCAGCCATGTGAACAACAACGCCCATGCCAGCGCGCTGCAATGCGGGGCCTGTGGCGGCTATGGCGGCGACGTCAACGCCCGGCTTCTGGCCGACCTGCTGAACCAGCCCCATGTGCGGGCCGGTCTGGCCGCCAGGGGCATCGCGGTGCCCGAGGACACGATCTTCGTCGCGGCCCTGCACGACACCGCGCAGGACGCGATCACGCTCTATGCCGATGACCTGTCCGAGGCCCACCGGGCCGCGGCCACCGCGTCGCTGGCGCAGGCCCGGCAGTGGTGCGCCGAGGCCGGGCGGCTCGCCCGGTCCGAGCGGCAGCCGAGCCTGCCGGGCGCGACCGAACGCGACGGCATCGCCGCCCGCGCCCAGAGCTGGGCCGAAACCCGGCCCGAATGGGGGCTGGCGGGCTGCAAGGCCTTCGTCGTCGCCCCGCGCACCCAGACCGCGCCCGCGCAGCTTGACGGGCGGGTCTTCCTGCACAGCTACGACTGGGCGCAGGACGAGGGCTTCGGGGTGCTGGAGCTGATCCTGACCGCGCCTGTGGTGGTCGCGAGCTGGATCAGCCTCCAGTATTACGGCTCCGTGGTGGCGCCCGAGGTGTTCGGCGGCGGCTCCAAGCAGGTCCATAACGTGACCGGCGGGATGGGCGTACTCGACGGCGGCACCGGGGCGCTGCGGATCGGCCTGCCGATCCAGTCGGTCCATGACGGCGGCAGCTTCGTGCATGACCCGCTGCGCCTGACCATCGTGGTCAATGCCCCGCAGGAGGCGATCACCGACATCCTCGCGCGCCATGACGGGGTGCGGGCGCTGTTCGACAACGGCTGGCTGAAGCTTCTGCGGCTCGAAGCGGATGGCACCATCTCGGAGCGCTATACCGGCGACCTGACATGGGAGGCCTTCGCGCCGGGCACCGAGGCTGCCCAGGCCGCCTGA
- the ade gene encoding adenine deaminase produces the protein MADLETRIAQGRGDAPADLVLRGARVLDLVTGEMIDGDVAICDGIIVGTGEDYDGAEVVDLSGTILVPGFIDTHLHIESSLVTPFEFDRCVAPRGVTTAICDPHEIANVIGPDGIRYFQEASTRTVMDIKVQLSSCVPSTDMETAGARIEAEDLIPLRGHPSGIGLAEFMNYPGVIHRDPGAMAKLRAFAGGHIDGHCPLLSGRDLNAYVAAGIRTEHEATSAAEAREKLQKGMRVLIREGSVSKDLEALAPLLTERTAPYMCLCTDDRNPLDIAEHGHLDYMIRTLIARGAPPLAVYRAASLSAAEAFELKDRGLIAPGLRADIVALRSLEECRAEAVFCGGVRVNEAAFAARDTIPPVGRNSVQAPRVEPEAFRCAGNREDTDVIGILEGKILTEHLHADIPIVDGDKRPDVARDLVRIAVIERHGINGNIATGFVQGFGLERGAIASTVCHDHHNIACVGVDYDDLALAANRLSEIEGGFVVAEGGAVRAELALPVAGLMSLEPFEDVRDRLEALRAAARALGVTLEEPFLQLAFLALPVIPALKITDRGLVDVNRFEIIG, from the coding sequence ATGGCGGATTTGGAGACACGGATTGCCCAGGGGCGCGGGGATGCGCCCGCGGACCTGGTGCTGCGCGGGGCGCGGGTGCTGGACCTGGTCACGGGCGAGATGATCGACGGGGACGTAGCGATCTGCGACGGGATCATCGTCGGGACCGGGGAGGATTACGACGGGGCGGAGGTGGTGGACCTGTCGGGAACGATCCTCGTGCCCGGGTTCATCGACACCCATCTGCATATCGAGAGCTCTCTGGTCACGCCCTTCGAGTTCGACCGCTGCGTGGCCCCGCGCGGGGTGACCACGGCGATCTGCGACCCGCACGAGATCGCCAATGTGATCGGCCCCGACGGCATCCGGTATTTCCAGGAGGCGAGCACGCGCACGGTGATGGACATCAAGGTGCAGCTAAGCTCTTGCGTGCCCTCTACCGACATGGAGACCGCCGGCGCGCGGATCGAGGCCGAGGACCTGATCCCCCTGCGCGGCCACCCGTCGGGCATCGGGCTGGCGGAGTTCATGAACTATCCCGGCGTGATCCACCGCGACCCCGGCGCGATGGCGAAGCTGCGCGCCTTTGCAGGCGGGCATATCGACGGGCATTGTCCGCTGCTGTCGGGCCGGGACCTGAACGCCTATGTCGCCGCGGGCATCCGCACCGAGCATGAGGCGACGAGCGCCGCCGAGGCGCGCGAGAAGCTGCAAAAGGGGATGCGCGTGCTGATCCGCGAAGGCTCCGTCAGCAAGGATCTGGAGGCGCTCGCGCCGCTGCTGACCGAGCGGACGGCACCCTATATGTGCTTGTGCACGGACGACCGGAACCCGCTGGATATCGCGGAGCACGGGCATCTGGATTACATGATCCGCACCCTGATCGCCCGGGGGGCACCGCCGCTTGCGGTGTACCGGGCGGCGTCGCTCTCGGCGGCCGAAGCCTTCGAGCTGAAGGATCGCGGGCTGATCGCGCCGGGGCTACGCGCGGATATCGTGGCGCTGCGGTCGCTGGAGGAGTGCCGCGCCGAGGCGGTGTTCTGCGGCGGGGTCCGGGTGAACGAGGCGGCTTTCGCGGCGCGCGACACGATCCCGCCCGTGGGCCGGAATTCGGTTCAGGCGCCGCGCGTCGAGCCGGAGGCATTCCGCTGCGCCGGGAACCGCGAAGACACGGACGTGATCGGCATCCTCGAAGGCAAGATCCTGACCGAGCATCTGCACGCGGATATCCCCATCGTCGACGGCGACAAGCGCCCGGATGTCGCCCGCGACCTGGTGCGGATCGCGGTGATCGAGCGGCACGGGATCAACGGCAACATCGCCACGGGGTTCGTGCAGGGCTTCGGGCTGGAACGCGGCGCGATTGCCTCGACGGTCTGTCACGACCACCACAATATCGCCTGTGTCGGCGTGGATTACGACGACCTGGCCCTGGCCGCGAACCGATTGTCAGAGATCGAGGGCGGCTTCGTGGTCGCCGAAGGCGGCGCGGTGCGCGCGGAGCTGGCCCTGCCCGTGGCCGGGCTGATGAGCCTGGAGCCGTTCGAGGACGTGCGCGACCGGCTGGAGGCGCTGCGGGCGGCGGCCCGGGCGCTTGGCGTCACGCTGGAGGAGCCGTTCCTGCAGCTGGCCTTCCTCGCCCTGCCGGTCATTCCCGCGCTCAAGATCACCGACCGCGGGCTGGTCGATGTGAACAGGTTCGAGATCATCGGGTGA
- a CDS encoding bile acid:sodium symporter family protein yields MVGALEQTILALMIFVIMLGMGASLTPRDFYLALRRPYGLAIGVISQYGFMPFIGFLLATFLTVPEAIAVGILIMACMPGGTTSNIFTYFSKGNLALSVLMTVTSTVMGVIMIPIVLVLYASALNLDIPRENIIATLVLLLVPVAIGMVLRKLNANVGAVTEFMGSALALFFIVFLVVSWIPRNWQFLMETTSATYIAAIGLGVFGIAIGYGFARALRLHPRNARTVGLETGIQNGPLAIAIIVFTFDGAEAQSIMAVPVLYSLFIVIVATLVTLVFRRANTAAEQKLPDSLL; encoded by the coding sequence ATGGTCGGAGCCCTCGAACAGACGATCCTGGCGCTGATGATCTTCGTGATCATGCTGGGGATGGGTGCGTCCCTGACCCCGCGCGACTTCTACCTCGCCCTGCGGCGGCCCTACGGGCTCGCCATCGGGGTGATCTCGCAATACGGGTTCATGCCGTTCATCGGCTTTTTGCTGGCCACGTTCCTGACGGTGCCAGAGGCGATTGCCGTGGGTATCCTGATCATGGCCTGCATGCCGGGCGGGACCACGTCGAACATCTTCACGTATTTTTCCAAGGGGAACCTGGCCCTGTCGGTGCTGATGACGGTGACCTCCACGGTGATGGGGGTGATCATGATCCCCATCGTGCTGGTGCTTTATGCCTCGGCGCTGAACCTCGACATCCCGCGGGAGAACATCATCGCCACGCTCGTGCTGCTGCTGGTGCCGGTGGCGATCGGGATGGTGCTGCGCAAGCTGAACGCCAATGTGGGGGCAGTGACCGAGTTCATGGGCTCGGCGCTGGCGCTGTTCTTCATCGTGTTCCTGGTGGTCAGCTGGATCCCGCGCAACTGGCAGTTCCTGATGGAGACGACCTCCGCCACCTACATCGCGGCGATCGGGCTGGGGGTGTTCGGGATCGCCATCGGCTACGGCTTTGCGCGCGCGCTCCGGCTGCATCCGCGCAATGCGCGCACCGTGGGGCTGGAGACGGGCATCCAGAACGGGCCGCTGGCCATCGCGATCATCGTGTTCACCTTCGACGGGGCGGAGGCGCAGTCGATCATGGCGGTGCCGGTGCTCTATTCGCTGTTCATCGTGATCGTGGCGACGCTGGTGACGCTGGTGTTCCGGCGCGCCAACACCGCCGCCGAGCAGAAGCTGCCCGACAGCCTGCTGTGA